In the genome of Phycisphaerales bacterium, the window CAGCGTCGGCACGGGCGTGATGCTCAGCGGGGTGTTCTTTATCACCCGCGAAGCGTTCGGATTCAGCGATGGCCGCAACCTGCTGCTCGGTCTCGTTGTGCAATTGCCCTACATCCCGGCGGCGCTGCTCTCGGGCCCGCTGTGCGCGCGGCTGGGCGCGCAGCGCGTGCTGCTGATCACGGTGCTGGGCATGACGCTCGCATGCGCAGCGCTGGCGACGATGCCGCCGGTGTGGATGTGGTGGTGGCTGGCGCCGATGTACAACGCGTTCGCCGGCATGCAGTGGCCCATCGTCGAAAGTTACATCGCCAGCGGCCGGCACGGGCGCGACATGCGCCGCGCCATCGGGCTGTTCAACATCACCTGGGCCGCGACCATTGCGCCGGGTCTGTGGCTCATCTCGCTGGCGCACGGCCGGCCGCAGGTGACGTTCATCGTGCTGGCGATCATCCACGCCGGGACGTTCCTGCTGGTGCGCGCCTGGCCGATCCAGCCGCGCACGCACGATGTCGAGGCGGGACGGCAACACACCGGCGAGGCGTATCCGAACCTGCTCCGCGCCTCGCGCGTGCTGCTGCCGACCGGGTACGTGCTCATCTACATGCTCGGCCCGCTGCTGCCGGGCATCTGGGACCGCCTCGGCGTCGATGCCGCGCTGGCGCCGACGCTGGCCAGCACG includes:
- a CDS encoding MFS transporter, translated to MTGKDHTPSRVDALLLSVLAYAGIASVGTGVMLSGVFFITREAFGFSDGRNLLLGLVVQLPYIPAALLSGPLCARLGAQRVLLITVLGMTLACAALATMPPVWMWWWLAPMYNAFAGMQWPIVESYIASGRHGRDMRRAIGLFNITWAATIAPGLWLISLAHGRPQVTFIVLAIIHAGTFLLVRAWPIQPRTHDVEAGRQHTGEAYPNLLRASRVLLPTGYVLIYMLGPLLPGIWDRLGVDAALAPTLASTWIIVRVGVFALMFWFPGWHGKWWILGVGATLLCGGTVLTLLEIAVWAGVLGLALLGFGQGMIYYAALYYGMAVEHAAVDSGGRHEAIIGVGYILGPTLGLAGAQLSIGAAATGGALLMTGVVSTVGASLAVHFYLNARRARAALRAPPG